From Daucus carota subsp. sativus chromosome 6, DH1 v3.0, whole genome shotgun sequence, the proteins below share one genomic window:
- the LOC108224858 gene encoding glutathione S-transferase T3 — MDGSFTSLLNDGSCEEFEFSQPPPQTQSQHQQEATKSKKGRRSKNFFIEEDMLLISAWLNTSMDPIKGNNQTHSCYWDRIWSYYNKNKEGLLSDRTANSLCNRWCTINEKVAKFIGLYNQILSKNQSGLTEQNKIDQALEHYESVMNEKFMFMRHWNALRFAPKFQAYFKKKNRSARDTDASSQSVDSQIPNLESDEMMERPIGRKAAKKLKRAADKESLELIKTMQKDALAIASSRSESVNRSLQLQLKMMQLQKEQLEMQKEIMQLQKEKLQLRLAREERERQKEERERQVYEASIMAVDTSKMLPDQAKYYEALKARIMRNIL, encoded by the exons ATGGATGGTTCATTCACATCTTTACTGAATGATGGTTCATGTGAAGAATTCGAATTTTCTCAACCACCCCCACAAACCCAAAGCCAACACCAACAAGAAGCtacaaaatcgaaaaagggAAGGAGGTCAAAGAATTTCTTTATTGAGGAGGATATGTTGCTGATTTCTGCTTGGTTGAATACTAGTATGGATCCGATTAAAGGGAATAATCAAACTCACTCGTGTTATTGGGATAGGATTTGGAGCtactataataaaaataaagaaggTCTTTTAAGTGATCGAACGGCAAATTCGTTGTGTAATCGCTGGTGTACAATCAATGAAAAGGTGGCCAAATTTATTGGTTTATATAATCAgattctttcaaaaaatcaaagtGGCTTAACTGAGCAAAATAAG ATAGACCAAGCTTTGGAGCATTACGAGAGTGTAATGAACGAAAAATTTATGTTCATGCGTCACTGGAATGCACTGCGATTTGCTCCAAAATTTCAAGCttatttcaaaaagaaaaacaggTCAGCTAGGGACACAGATGCTTCTTCACAATCTGTTGACAGTCAAATTCCTAACCTAGAATCCGATGAAATGATGGAACGTCCAATAGGAAGGAAAgctgcaaaaaaattaaaaagagcaGCAGATAAGGAAAGCTTGGAACTTATTAAAACAATGCAGAAAGATGCACTGGCTATTGCTTCTTCAAGAAGTGAATCAGTTAACAGGAGCTTGCAGTTGCAACTAAAAATGATGCAGTTACAGAAGGAGCAGCTGGAAATGCAAAAGGAAATTATGCAGTTACAGAAAGAAAAGTTGCAGCTCCGCTTAGCGAGGGAGGAGAGGGAAAGACAGAAGGAGGAACGAGAAAGACAGGTTTACGAAGCATCTATCATGGCAGTGGACACTAGTAAGATGCTACCAGATCAAGCAAAATATTACGAAGCACTCAAAGCTAGAATCATGagaaatatattgtaa
- the LOC108227146 gene encoding uncharacterized protein LOC108227146 isoform X2: MSDTSAAAYIHKVQHLIEECILFKMSKEECMEALSKHANILPVITSTVWTELEKENKEFFEDYHAKRAEEKAQMSISGVDMLREKIEKMVLDSSSK, translated from the exons ATGTCCGACACTTCAGCAGCTGCTTATATTCATAAG GTTCAACACTTGATAGAAGAGTGCATTCTGTTTAAGATGAGCAAGGAAGAATGTATGGAAGCCCTGTCGAAACATGCGAATATCTTACCGGTTATCACTTCCACAG TATGGACGGAGCTGGAGAAAGAGAACAAGGAGTTCTTTGAAGACTACCACGCGAAAAGAGCGGAGGAAAAAGCTCAGATGAGTATCAGTGGAGTGGATATGTTGAGGGAAAAAATAGAGAAGATGGTTCTAGATTCGAGCTCCAAATAA
- the LOC108227146 gene encoding uncharacterized protein LOC108227146 isoform X1 translates to MSDTSAAAYIHKVQHLIEECILFKMSKEECMEALSKHANILPVITSTVCVVVLVWTELEKENKEFFEDYHAKRAEEKAQMSISGVDMLREKIEKMVLDSSSK, encoded by the exons ATGTCCGACACTTCAGCAGCTGCTTATATTCATAAG GTTCAACACTTGATAGAAGAGTGCATTCTGTTTAAGATGAGCAAGGAAGAATGTATGGAAGCCCTGTCGAAACATGCGAATATCTTACCGGTTATCACTTCCACAG TATGTGTCGTCGTGCTAGTATGGACGGAGCTGGAGAAAGAGAACAAGGAGTTCTTTGAAGACTACCACGCGAAAAGAGCGGAGGAAAAAGCTCAGATGAGTATCAGTGGAGTGGATATGTTGAGGGAAAAAATAGAGAAGATGGTTCTAGATTCGAGCTCCAAATAA